The Salvia miltiorrhiza cultivar Shanhuang (shh) chromosome 1, IMPLAD_Smil_shh, whole genome shotgun sequence genome has a window encoding:
- the LOC131006675 gene encoding germin-like protein subfamily 1 member 11 — protein MIMKTSRVEFLVFFTILVSSSLLAEAYDPNPLQDFCIAVNDTEAAVFVNGKICKDPKSVTADDLYYAGALNESRQVTNSLGTQITLVYDEVLAGLNTQGVAIARLDFDLNGLNPPHEHPRGSEIFLVLEGTLYVGLINSNPANPNDKNPLFAKVLNAGDIFVFPRGLIHFQYNIGKTKAVAIAAFNSQNPGVVTIGKSIFGSEPSVPPHILAKAFQLDDDKLVEHLQSLTWTGNVN, from the exons ATGATCATGAAGACGTCGAGAGTTGAGTTTCTGGTATTTTTCACCATTCTTGTTAGTTCTTCGTTGTTAGCGGAAGCATACGATCCTAATCCATTGCAGGATTTCTGCATTGCAGTCAATGACACTGAAGCTGCAG TATTTGTGAACGGGAAGATTTGCAAAGACCCAAAGAGCGTGACAGCAGACGACTTGTATTACGCGGGAGCGTTGAATGAGTCGAGACAAGTAACAAATTCTCTAGGGACACAAATAACGTTGGTATACGACGAGGTCCTAGCAGGCCTTAACACTCAGGGAGTGGCCATTGCACGTCTCGACTTCGATCTCAACGGCCTCAATCCACCCCACGAGCATCCCCGTGGGTCGGAGATATTTCTGGTATTGGAAGGCACGCTCTACGTGGGTCTCATAAACTCCAACCCGGCCAACCCCAACGACAAGAACCCGCTCTTCGCCAAGGTCTTGAATGCTGGAGACATCTTCGTCTTCCCGCGGGGCTTGATTCATTTCCAGTATAACATCGGAAAAACCAAAGCAGTCGCCATTGCTGCTTTCAATAGCCAAAATCCAGGAGTCGTCACCATCGGTAAATCCATCTTCGGATCTGAGCCGTCCGTTCCTCCTCATATTCTCGCCAAAGCATTCCAACTTGATGATGATAAACTTGTCGAGCATCTGCAATCACTCACGTGGACCGGGAACGTCAATTAG
- the LOC131024215 gene encoding uncharacterized protein LOC131024215 produces the protein MFVKSPTHPIDEKSKRFKVMQEAARKDIERAFGVLQARWAIIKGPACLWSKAEFSDIMFTCIILHNMIVQDEGDHAIKWADESNDEASSSSAAARPLRGAPPEFRQYVAREASIRDAEMHARLTLDLKEHIWSRFGPVDH, from the coding sequence ATGTTCGTGAAGAGTCCGACACATCCTATAGACGAGAAGAGCAAGAGATTCAAGGTGATGCAGGAAGCTGCTCGCAAGGATATTGAACGAGCATTCGGTGttcttcaagctcggtgggCTATCATCAAAGGACCAGCGTGTCTTTGGAGCAAGGCGGAGTTCAGCGACATCATGTTCACGTGCATAATTTTGCACAATATGATCGTCCAAGACGAAGGTGACCATGCTATAAAATGGGCAGACGAGAGCAATGATGAAGCTTCGAGTAGCTCTGCCGCAGCTCGTCCACTCAGAGGGGCTCCGCCGGAGTTTCGCCAATATGTCGCACGCGAAGCATCCATACGAGACGCGGAGATGCATGCTCGCCTCACTTTAGActtgaaggagcacatttggtctcgATTTGGTCCGGTTGACCActag
- the LOC131006679 gene encoding transcription repressor OFP17-like codes for MKSKYLSIASLKRKLLKPCKKIVKFIIKLRPRKPLSIKSLRLRRRGGRLSKMMTVFRSPRDEREMDRVTELTSFSQRAPHPSPLTPAYIRMSAKAGEEEDDHVEEACRSFEKYLVEMIVEEGKVRDLGDVEELLYCWEELRSPVFLALVCRFYRELCTDLFSANHLQT; via the coding sequence ATGAAATCAAAATATCTGAGCATTGCCTCACTCAAGCGCAAGCTTCTCAAACCATGCAAAAAAATAGTCAAATTCATCATCAAGCTTCGCCCGAGGAAGCCACTCTCCATAAAATCTcttcgcctccgccgccgcggcGGCCGTCTCTCCAAGATGATGACTGTTTTCCGGTCGCCGCGCGACGAGAGGGAGATGGACAGGGTGACGGAGCTAACGAGCTTCTCCCAAAGAGCGCCGCATCCGTCGCCGCTGACGCCGGCGTACATAAGAATGAGCGCGAAAGcgggagaagaagaagatgatcaCGTGGAAGAAGCGTGTAGAAGCTTCGAGAAGTATCTGGTGGAGATGATCGTGGAGGAGGGGAAAGTGAGGGATTTGGGTGACGTGGAAGAGCTGCTGTACTGTTGGGAGGAGCTTAGGTCGCCGGTTTTCCTTGCTTTGGTGTGCCGCTTTTATAGGGAGCTTTGCACGGATTTGTTTTCCGCCAATCATTTGCAAACCTAG